The Blastocatellia bacterium genome includes a window with the following:
- a CDS encoding histidine kinase, which produces MQDDALFLDLFPKQSSLIQRLAGEAREAARQFMENPAGYLAAAFKDHQAGNARHKDLLRFGMAIGLFTVAFEPFNRLRQPLAMKGLKRSSLQALLQPTTHGRRARNGCPSSSFRAIIEPRPKVTRSLCMLKRGWVLWVLVLVAWTLVGLSFTLNYYFFAGHYVAIFNHQPTLGGMLVWELPYWFLWALLAPLIFRLARWFRIGRDGWLRNSIIHVMACLTLAFFHRAIYLIVGWALHVAVYRQYSSVRELYQSDILFNLPTGYMSYGTFMLISFVIDYYRRYQREELRASRLKAELAQAQLQALKMQLQPHFLFNTLNSISALLDEDIDAADEMLARLGDFLRMTLQNSGAQQVRLQEELEFLRCYLGIEQVRFQDRLKVSFEVATEALDALVPNLILQPIVENAIRHGIVTQAGPGRIQVCASRLNGALVLQVKDNGPGLTAAQDSAGKLRGGVGLSNTRARLEQLYGTAQRFEMADATGGGLQVTLEIPFEKAEAVDASRRVAIR; this is translated from the coding sequence ATGCAAGATGACGCGTTGTTTCTCGACCTGTTTCCCAAACAATCCTCGTTGATCCAGCGGCTCGCCGGCGAAGCGCGCGAAGCCGCGCGGCAGTTCATGGAAAACCCGGCAGGCTATCTCGCCGCCGCCTTCAAAGACCATCAAGCAGGCAACGCGCGGCACAAAGATTTGCTGCGCTTCGGCATGGCCATCGGCCTGTTTACTGTTGCATTCGAGCCATTCAATCGGCTGAGACAGCCACTTGCAATGAAGGGCTTGAAGCGGTCTTCACTTCAAGCCCTTCTTCAGCCAACCACACACGGCCGCCGCGCAAGAAACGGCTGCCCGTCGTCGTCGTTTCGCGCTATCATAGAGCCACGTCCGAAAGTCACAAGGAGTCTATGCATGCTCAAGCGCGGTTGGGTGCTGTGGGTTCTAGTCCTCGTCGCGTGGACGCTCGTCGGACTGTCCTTCACGCTCAACTACTATTTCTTCGCCGGCCATTACGTCGCCATCTTCAACCATCAGCCGACGCTCGGCGGCATGCTGGTGTGGGAGCTGCCTTACTGGTTTTTGTGGGCGCTGCTCGCGCCGCTGATCTTTCGACTGGCGCGCTGGTTTCGGATCGGGCGCGACGGCTGGCTGCGCAATTCGATCATTCATGTGATGGCCTGCTTGACGCTGGCCTTCTTTCACCGCGCCATCTACCTGATCGTTGGCTGGGCGCTGCACGTTGCGGTCTATCGTCAGTATTCATCGGTTCGCGAGCTCTATCAGTCGGACATTCTCTTCAACCTGCCGACCGGTTATATGAGCTACGGCACCTTCATGCTCATCAGCTTTGTCATCGATTACTATCGCCGCTATCAACGCGAAGAGCTGCGCGCCTCGCGGCTCAAGGCCGAGCTGGCGCAGGCGCAGTTGCAGGCGTTGAAGATGCAGTTGCAGCCGCATTTTCTCTTCAACACCTTGAACTCGATCTCCGCATTGCTCGACGAAGACATTGACGCGGCGGACGAGATGCTGGCGCGGTTGGGCGATTTTTTGCGAATGACCTTACAAAACTCCGGCGCTCAACAGGTGCGCTTGCAAGAAGAGCTGGAGTTCCTGCGCTGCTATCTGGGGATCGAGCAGGTGCGTTTTCAAGACCGCCTCAAGGTGAGCTTCGAGGTGGCGACCGAGGCGCTCGACGCGCTGGTGCCGAACCTGATTCTGCAACCCATCGTCGAGAACGCCATCCGCCACGGCATTGTCACGCAGGCCGGGCCGGGCCGCATCCAGGTCTGCGCCTCGCGCCTGAACGGCGCGCTCGTCTTGCAGGTGAAAGACAACGGGCCGGGGCTGACAGCGGCGCAGGACTCGGCGGGCAAGCTGCGCGGCGGCGTCGGGCTCAGTAACACGCGCGCCCGGCTCGAACAGCTCTACGGCACGGCGCAGCGCTTCGAGATGGCCGATGCAACCGGCGGCGGCTTGCAGGTCACGCTTGAAATTCCTTTTGAGAAAGCCGAAGCGGTCGATGCCTCAAGGAGAGTGGCCATCAGATGA